Proteins from a genomic interval of Chroococcidiopsis thermalis PCC 7203:
- a CDS encoding Nif11-like leader peptide family natural product precursor → MARIEVVNFLQKLVHQSELQTKLKTLPKLEVLTYAAQAGYKFTEQEFDDTVWELEIYLANKLGENFDLTFSLWETMWGKYYLEYLAANVIDSLSQKEIDEFLNR, encoded by the coding sequence ATGGCAAGAATAGAAGTCGTTAATTTTTTACAAAAACTCGTCCACCAGTCCGAATTGCAAACCAAATTAAAAACTCTTCCTAAACTAGAAGTTTTGACATATGCAGCGCAAGCAGGTTATAAGTTCACCGAGCAAGAATTCGACGACACTGTTTGGGAACTTGAGATTTATTTAGCGAATAAATTAGGGGAAAATTTCGATTTGACATTTAGTTTGTGGGAAACAATGTGGGGCAAATACTATCTGGAATATCTCGCTGCCAATGTCATTGATAGTTTATCCCAAAAAGAGATTGATGAGTTTCTAAACCGGTAA
- a CDS encoding Nif11 family protein has translation MSKASVIDFFRVCHSDTKLLEKFEQKNLPEVIFHAKSLGYSFNGEELAEVIGGMEAQIIIERMGEAIGANSSLWRKMWGKSRLHYVVEELFQAFSEAELKQFLN, from the coding sequence ATGTCGAAAGCAAGTGTAATTGATTTTTTTAGAGTTTGTCATAGCGATACAAAATTGCTAGAAAAATTCGAGCAGAAAAACTTACCCGAAGTTATTTTTCACGCTAAAAGTTTGGGTTACAGCTTTAATGGTGAGGAATTAGCTGAGGTTATTGGAGGTATGGAAGCTCAGATTATTATCGAGAGAATGGGTGAAGCGATCGGCGCTAATAGTAGTTTATGGCGGAAAATGTGGGGCAAGTCTCGCCTGCACTATGTAGTTGAAGAATTATTTCAGGCTTTTTCTGAGGCAGAACTAAAACAGTTTCTTAACTAA
- a CDS encoding EthD domain-containing protein, whose protein sequence is MIHQLIFAHPRPGMSEKDFQDYWINIHAVNYASKIPQIRRYLIDLRIPFGAEPVDPLFSGVAEIWLENEAEQIASLQSKEFIEGARRDEPNWAAFWRTVGLDTTAHVLMEGEPLQRDSKRIKLLIMVKRKAGMPLAEFRQTMLHGHAAKVMKIPGLQRYLQCHVRDSFYAIGESILDCVSQLWFDDLSSLEKALNSPEYENLILPEFGHLFETNYVHSMVTSENWIIGPDFR, encoded by the coding sequence ATGATTCACCAATTAATATTTGCCCATCCCAGACCAGGGATGAGTGAGAAAGATTTTCAAGACTATTGGATTAACATTCATGCGGTAAATTATGCCAGCAAAATTCCTCAAATTAGAAGGTATTTAATCGATCTCAGAATTCCTTTTGGAGCCGAGCCAGTAGATCCGCTTTTTAGTGGTGTTGCTGAAATTTGGTTAGAAAATGAAGCAGAACAAATTGCTTCGCTTCAGTCTAAAGAGTTTATCGAAGGAGCGCGACGAGATGAACCAAACTGGGCAGCATTTTGGCGGACGGTTGGGCTAGATACTACAGCTCACGTTTTAATGGAAGGCGAACCGCTACAAAGAGATTCTAAGCGCATCAAGCTTTTGATTATGGTGAAGCGAAAAGCTGGAATGCCATTAGCAGAGTTTCGCCAAACTATGTTGCACGGTCATGCTGCTAAAGTTATGAAAATTCCAGGTTTGCAACGCTATCTTCAATGCCACGTTCGCGATAGTTTTTACGCGATCGGTGAGTCTATTCTCGACTGTGTATCGCAACTTTGGTTTGATGATTTATCTTCTCTTGAGAAAGCTTTGAATTCGCCAGAATATGAAAATCTAATTCTACCGGAATTTGGGCATCTTTTTGAAACTAATTACGTTCATAGTATGGTGACAAGTGAAAACTGGATTATTGGTCCAGATTTTCGTTAG
- a CDS encoding thiamine pyrophosphate-binding protein, with amino-acid sequence MEKRNGRFAIIEQLLADGIRYMFGNPGTSEEGFLDALSDYYPEFEYILALQETIAVAAADGYARSTKKPTVVQLHSGVGLGNGIGMLYQAMRGHAPLVVLAGESGIQYDAMDAQMAADLVSMAKPVTKWATRVVHPSSLLRVLRRAIKIAATPPMGPVFVSLPMDVLDAPNEEEVVPTSIPITRVAPEPEAIAKAATMLATASKPLIIVGDGIAYSDAQVELTRVAELTGAQVWGSDSSEPNMSATHPLFGGLLGHMFGEVSSRITSQADVVLICGTYVFPEVFPALSGAFAPNTKIIHIDLNAYEIAKNFPVDLGIVSDPKMTLAKLGAELEKIMTAEQKRLVGQRIAQIAETKKQHMTEQFEADKAVHDIVPLHLSQFAEELARHLPPNAIVFDEAITHSEELCRYIPPTTLGHYFQTRGGSLGVGIPGAIGIKLAHPDKTAIGFSGDGGAMYTIQALWTAAHHNIDAKFVICNNRSYRILKLNILQYWQEQQLPQAEFPASFDLCHPDLRFDELARAMGVQAVRVETPEQIKPAIAQALFHNGPFLIDLVISNEVPGAIG; translated from the coding sequence ATGGAAAAAAGAAACGGTAGATTTGCAATTATCGAGCAATTACTTGCTGATGGTATCCGCTACATGTTCGGCAACCCCGGTACATCTGAAGAGGGGTTTCTCGATGCACTCAGCGATTATTATCCAGAATTTGAATACATTCTTGCCTTACAAGAAACGATCGCGGTAGCGGCTGCTGATGGCTACGCTCGCTCTACTAAAAAGCCTACTGTCGTGCAACTGCATAGTGGCGTTGGTCTGGGTAATGGGATCGGAATGTTGTATCAAGCAATGCGCGGTCATGCGCCGCTAGTGGTACTGGCGGGTGAATCTGGCATCCAATACGATGCGATGGATGCGCAGATGGCAGCAGACTTAGTAAGTATGGCAAAGCCCGTCACTAAATGGGCAACTAGGGTCGTTCATCCGAGTTCGCTGCTGCGGGTATTGCGTCGAGCGATCAAAATTGCCGCTACGCCACCGATGGGTCCGGTTTTTGTCTCTCTGCCAATGGATGTGTTGGATGCGCCAAATGAGGAAGAAGTCGTTCCCACCTCGATCCCCATTACGCGAGTTGCTCCCGAACCGGAGGCGATCGCGAAAGCAGCAACAATGTTAGCTACAGCATCCAAACCACTGATTATTGTGGGCGATGGTATAGCTTATTCCGACGCTCAGGTAGAATTAACCCGCGTCGCCGAATTAACTGGCGCTCAAGTCTGGGGTTCGGATTCATCGGAACCAAATATGAGTGCAACCCATCCGTTGTTTGGTGGCTTGCTAGGTCATATGTTTGGCGAAGTCAGCAGTCGCATTACATCTCAAGCTGATGTCGTGCTGATCTGCGGTACATATGTTTTCCCCGAAGTCTTTCCTGCATTATCCGGTGCGTTTGCACCTAATACAAAAATCATTCATATCGATCTGAATGCTTACGAAATTGCTAAAAATTTCCCTGTAGATCTCGGTATAGTCAGCGATCCGAAAATGACCCTTGCTAAATTGGGTGCTGAATTAGAAAAAATAATGACTGCCGAGCAAAAGCGGCTAGTCGGTCAAAGAATTGCCCAAATTGCTGAAACGAAAAAGCAGCACATGACGGAACAGTTTGAAGCTGACAAAGCTGTGCATGACATAGTACCTCTGCATTTATCACAGTTTGCTGAGGAACTCGCCAGACATTTACCACCAAACGCGATCGTCTTCGATGAGGCTATTACTCATTCTGAAGAGCTGTGTCGCTACATTCCACCAACGACGCTGGGACATTATTTTCAGACACGGGGTGGTTCCCTCGGTGTGGGTATTCCTGGTGCAATTGGGATTAAGCTCGCCCATCCCGATAAAACGGCGATCGGTTTTTCGGGTGATGGTGGCGCAATGTACACGATCCAAGCATTGTGGACGGCTGCTCACCACAATATCGACGCTAAATTTGTCATCTGCAACAATCGCAGCTATCGCATTCTAAAGTTGAATATTTTGCAGTATTGGCAAGAACAGCAGCTTCCGCAAGCCGAATTTCCTGCATCTTTCGATTTATGTCATCCCGATCTGCGGTTTGACGAGCTAGCACGGGCGATGGGAGTACAAGCCGTGCGCGTGGAAACACCAGAGCAGATCAAACCCGCGATCGCTCAAGCTCTGTTCCACAACGGTCCTTTCCTGATCGATCTCGTCATCAGTAATGAAGTCCCAGGAGCGATCGGCTAG
- a CDS encoding type 1 glutamine amidotransferase domain-containing protein, with amino-acid sequence MTRKILIILSEWGYWGEELIGPLETFDAAGYQVDFATPTGKRPVALTPSMDATFVDPPLGRPVVSQEMAEKVRAIDDPNNPRLNNPISLRDWLPERPYWSSPKFLREMEAYYRRLEEIRAKDLSQYDSMLIVGGSGPLVDLVNNQRVHDLILNFYQMDKPIAAECYGVPCLAFARDINDRKSIIWGKHVTGHCLEYDYKDGTGFMGANVNPNLGDINFGPPFYPLEYILRDATGPEGQFHGNVGHEVSVIVDYPFVTGRSTPDSYATGQRLVEVLEKGLRRYGW; translated from the coding sequence ATGACTAGAAAGATTTTGATTATTCTATCGGAATGGGGTTACTGGGGCGAAGAATTGATCGGTCCCCTAGAAACCTTCGATGCTGCTGGGTATCAAGTGGACTTTGCAACGCCAACAGGCAAAAGACCTGTAGCCCTCACCCCTAGCATGGATGCTACATTCGTCGATCCGCCTTTAGGTCGCCCTGTCGTTTCTCAAGAAATGGCAGAGAAAGTCCGCGCTATAGACGACCCCAATAACCCCCGCTTAAATAATCCAATCAGCTTGAGAGATTGGCTACCTGAAAGACCTTATTGGAGTTCTCCTAAATTTCTGCGGGAAATGGAAGCCTACTACCGCAGACTTGAGGAAATCCGCGCCAAAGATTTAAGTCAATACGATTCGATGTTAATCGTTGGTGGTAGCGGTCCTCTGGTGGATTTGGTCAACAACCAAAGAGTCCACGATTTGATCCTCAACTTCTATCAAATGGATAAACCCATTGCTGCCGAATGTTATGGCGTTCCCTGCCTTGCCTTTGCCCGCGACATCAACGATCGCAAAAGCATTATCTGGGGCAAGCACGTTACAGGTCATTGTTTGGAATATGACTACAAAGACGGTACGGGATTTATGGGAGCGAACGTCAATCCTAACTTAGGTGATATTAACTTCGGTCCTCCGTTCTATCCACTAGAGTACATTCTGCGCGATGCTACGGGACCAGAAGGGCAATTCCACGGTAACGTCGGGCATGAAGTTTCAGTCATTGTCGATTACCCCTTCGTCACAGGTCGTTCCACCCCAGACTCCTATGCAACTGGTCAGCGGTTGGTAGAGGTTTTGGAAAAGGGATTGAGACGGTACGGCTGGTAG
- a CDS encoding DJ-1/PfpI family protein has translation MTARMLEGKKIAVLVETEYIPYEIEAYQTRFAELGATVDLMSRLWEQPSVRFAADVDSVEVADRINRQEAPLATLEVNIDFQNVDLNEYAAVIMAANYTSVRLRYFQPPQGQQISPEQTRTAPAVQFFAKAMANPKIIKGLLCHGLWLLTPMPELLKGRRVICHEVVLADITNAGAIYVPPPANSEPNDPKNIAIDGDMVTGRAGHDVHAFIDAIATQIKQNSEYPCGEASYGIRNSELTTH, from the coding sequence ATGACCGCGAGAATGCTTGAAGGCAAGAAAATCGCCGTACTGGTTGAAACTGAATACATTCCCTACGAGATTGAAGCATATCAAACACGCTTTGCCGAACTAGGTGCAACCGTAGATTTGATGTCTCGGCTATGGGAACAGCCCAGCGTTCGCTTTGCCGCTGATGTCGATAGCGTAGAAGTAGCAGATCGGATCAATAGACAGGAAGCGCCCCTTGCAACATTAGAAGTCAACATAGACTTTCAAAACGTAGATCTCAATGAATATGCAGCTGTCATCATGGCTGCAAATTACACCAGCGTCCGCCTGCGCTACTTTCAACCCCCACAAGGACAACAAATCAGTCCAGAACAGACTCGCACCGCTCCAGCAGTCCAATTCTTCGCTAAAGCAATGGCGAATCCCAAAATCATCAAAGGGCTGCTGTGCCACGGGTTATGGTTGCTTACACCAATGCCAGAGCTACTGAAAGGACGACGAGTGATTTGTCACGAAGTTGTCTTAGCAGACATCACGAATGCAGGTGCAATTTACGTACCACCCCCTGCTAATTCCGAGCCAAACGACCCCAAAAATATTGCGATCGACGGCGACATGGTAACGGGACGAGCAGGACATGATGTTCACGCATTTATCGATGCGATCGCGACTCAAATCAAGCAGAATTCGGAATACCCCTGCGGGGAAGCAAGCTACGGAATTCGGAATTCGGAATTAACTACGCACTAA